In a single window of the bacterium genome:
- a CDS encoding HD domain-containing protein, with amino-acid sequence MTSNSFNPLTIIQKYFDPAGPAYRVLVVHSVLVAAKALALARAYQRRHPEAALDLTFIEQAAWLHDIGILRCHAPKIHCHGSEPYIRHTIIGREILEQEGLPAHALVCERHTGAGLTAAEVMQQKLPLPVRDYLPLSLEEKIICLADRFYVKPEAMLYQELTPAEIKEKLAKHGPAVLARWQELCDLFLPEA; translated from the coding sequence ATGACCAGCAACTCTTTCAATCCGCTGACGATCATTCAAAAATACTTTGATCCGGCCGGCCCGGCGTATCGCGTGCTGGTGGTGCACAGCGTGCTGGTGGCGGCCAAGGCCCTGGCGCTGGCGCGCGCTTATCAGCGCCGCCATCCGGAAGCCGCGCTCGATTTGACGTTCATCGAGCAGGCCGCCTGGCTGCATGACATCGGCATCTTGCGCTGCCATGCGCCCAAGATTCACTGCCACGGCAGCGAGCCTTACATTCGCCACACCATCATCGGCCGGGAGATTCTGGAGCAGGAGGGACTGCCGGCGCATGCCCTGGTGTGCGAGCGCCACACCGGCGCGGGTTTGACGGCCGCGGAAGTGATGCAGCAGAAGCTGCCGCTGCCGGTACGTGACTATCTTCCCCTGAGTCTCGAGGAAAAAATCATCTGTCTGGCCGACCGCTTTTACGTCAAGCCGGAGGCAATGCTGTATCAAGAATTGACGCCGGCGGAGATCAAGGAAAAACTCGCGAAGCACGGGCCGGCGGTGCTCGCGCGCTGGCAGGAGTTGTGCGATTTGTTTTTGCCGGAGGCGTGA
- a CDS encoding Glu/Leu/Phe/Val dehydrogenase has product MSTIKFFDQVNRNFDKAAAFLKYPQGLLDQIKICNSVYHITFPLKKDDGAIATIHAWRAEHSHHKLPAKGGIRYSPMANEDEVMALAALMTYKCAIVDVPFGGAKGAIRIDKRNYSQAELERLTRRYTYELVKKNFIGPGVDVPAPDYGTGPAEMSWIADTYNALTPAGLDTMACVTGKPVTQGGVRGRTEATGRGVYFGIREACNDAADMRKLGLTPGLSGKTAMVQGLGNVGYHAAKFLQEGGATLVGLIEYEGAIYNAKGLDLEKVMQHRRETKSLLGFPGATSTPKNAEGLEWECDILVPAALENQITAENVGRLKTKIVAEGANGPVTADANEALLQKGVHIIPDMYLNAGGVTVSYFEWLKNLSHVRFGRMGKRFEESMNKRMLQAVEELTGSKFPQNIFDQIAHGADEEDLVNSGLEETMISAYNQINEIRKQHGGKIDLRTAAFISAIDKVARSYMELGIFP; this is encoded by the coding sequence ATGTCAACCATCAAATTCTTTGACCAGGTCAATCGCAATTTTGACAAGGCCGCGGCGTTTCTGAAATATCCCCAGGGTCTGCTCGATCAGATCAAAATCTGCAACAGCGTCTATCACATCACCTTTCCCTTGAAGAAGGATGATGGCGCGATCGCGACGATTCACGCCTGGCGCGCGGAGCACAGCCATCACAAGTTGCCGGCAAAGGGCGGCATCCGCTACAGTCCGATGGCCAATGAAGATGAAGTCATGGCGCTGGCCGCATTGATGACCTACAAATGCGCGATTGTTGACGTGCCGTTTGGCGGGGCCAAGGGCGCGATCAGAATCGACAAGCGCAACTATTCGCAGGCCGAGCTGGAGCGCCTGACGCGGCGCTACACCTATGAGCTGGTCAAGAAAAACTTCATCGGGCCGGGCGTCGATGTCCCCGCGCCGGATTACGGCACCGGCCCGGCCGAGATGTCGTGGATCGCGGACACCTACAACGCCCTGACGCCCGCGGGCCTGGATACCATGGCCTGCGTCACCGGCAAACCCGTGACCCAGGGCGGCGTGCGCGGCCGCACCGAAGCCACCGGCCGCGGCGTGTATTTCGGCATTCGCGAAGCCTGCAATGACGCCGCGGACATGCGCAAGCTCGGCCTGACTCCCGGCTTGTCCGGCAAAACCGCGATGGTGCAGGGCTTGGGCAACGTCGGCTATCACGCGGCAAAATTTCTGCAAGAGGGCGGCGCCACCCTTGTTGGCTTGATCGAATACGAAGGCGCGATCTACAACGCCAAAGGGCTGGATCTGGAGAAAGTGATGCAGCATCGCCGCGAAACGAAGTCGCTGCTCGGTTTTCCCGGCGCCACCAGCACGCCCAAGAACGCCGAGGGGCTGGAGTGGGAATGCGACATTCTGGTGCCGGCCGCGCTGGAGAATCAAATCACCGCGGAAAACGTCGGCCGCCTCAAGACCAAGATCGTGGCCGAAGGCGCCAACGGCCCGGTGACCGCGGATGCCAACGAAGCTTTGCTGCAAAAGGGCGTGCACATCATTCCCGACATGTATCTCAACGCCGGCGGGGTGACGGTTTCCTATTTCGAGTGGCTGAAGAATCTCTCGCACGTGCGCTTCGGCCGCATGGGCAAGCGTTTCGAAGAGAGCATGAACAAGCGGATGCTGCAAGCGGTCGAGGAGCTGACCGGCAGCAAATTTCCTCAAAACATCTTTGACCAAATCGCGCACGGCGCCGACGAGGAGGATTTGGTGAACTCCGGCCTGGAGGAGACCATGATCTCGGCCTATAACCAGATCAACGAAATTCGCAAGCAACACGGCGGCAAGATCGACCTGCGCACCGCCGCGTTCATCAGTGCCATCGACAAAGTCGCGCGCTCGTACATGGAGTTGGGCATTTTCCCGTGA
- a CDS encoding CHAT domain-containing protein, with the protein MDFVVPIFLKTLFESAKKAGLLDLAQKTGEALYDQLVQEKLGPLFKTKLGRLIESAVAAVAEQYAVRQSQFMLAVLTDPTIAAAMDNLGTGELPTRSLLVPVFQGLLPGADAAVAADRFVQKLYDGLSRDQELVNHALLLLSEREAERHQTLVRMLQALSQQLQQPQTAPPPPLPAIPTTRLALVLARAADGQFSVALQRGEEILVPPQPAVLPRDFPLTYEDHLKALASGVTRGWATPVASRDQLLDRLGRQLAAFFLPGEIGNKVHEAIAEAQQRNERVEITFRAGDPQLLSLPIEATHDPAINLPLVLYPHVAVSRALAGTASRPATGIPGPLRLLVLIGSPEEGKTKEPLLDLEAELRTILDAVDHARHGSNCIVEILEEGSLENLSAKLEAEPFHVLHISCHGKPGALILEDRDGNPVEVSPQKLADTIAATGHPHVPLIVLASCLSGVAAAPGDGSDLGSFATQLVQRGFPAVVAMQHPVSDAYATSLAGYLYKHLADDEVPSPLWAFSKARRQVELDRRQGANGKGQGGKEPSGQGGNETRGEEPEYATPALYLGGEEVPLFDRRQPFERVRPQPQPAAVHGLCLRRVGDFIGRRRQQRQIRRALAEQGKSGALITGMGGVGKSALAGHVIENLVKEDWLPVTLVGRVNETDICRAVGDQLWSFAEQMQLPNDHALRRLATPLRAVYGITDEQRRLALVTVLQNLPVLLLLDNFEDNLAEDRQTFRDPELAGFLQSLTDMRLAARLLLTCRHPVPSLRHGLSEIPLGPLSVQEMRKLLLRLPNLKDLAPAQRLAVYQKVGGHPRLLEFLDAILGGGKARFADVSRKLEDKLHELNLSSEALPENLEEALQTAVAAGCRDILLEELIALAQQHPGDWDLLLGAAVYELPVDLTGLAFQRFGRPAVPGEAKPLALSARRLASLSLLSAGEAEHYFVHRWTAGPLLQKAEPAQQRHWHQAAADYWQWRVRNQSHDMQEAALAVRHLLQAENLDEADNLGWGILEQLMNWGHFSQAASLNREMLAYFPVTHSAYPRLSVNLGDLLISLGEGEAARQYYEKSLEIRAKLAQAEPNRADYARDLSVSYERMGDLLRSLGEGEAARQYYEKSLEIRAKLAQAEPDLLERRLDLVVSFYKISSLHQGKVKREYLQRALQILLELQRAGKLPPANAGWIAAIQQELAKGVISDQ; encoded by the coding sequence ATGGATTTCGTCGTTCCGATTTTTCTGAAGACCCTCTTCGAGTCCGCCAAAAAAGCGGGCTTGCTCGATCTCGCGCAGAAAACCGGCGAGGCGCTTTACGATCAGCTCGTGCAGGAAAAACTCGGCCCGCTTTTCAAAACCAAGTTGGGCCGGTTGATCGAATCCGCAGTGGCGGCCGTGGCCGAGCAGTATGCCGTGCGCCAATCGCAGTTCATGCTGGCTGTGTTGACCGACCCGACGATCGCGGCGGCCATGGATAATCTCGGCACGGGCGAGCTGCCCACGCGCAGCCTGTTGGTGCCGGTGTTTCAGGGCCTGCTCCCCGGCGCCGATGCCGCCGTAGCCGCTGACCGCTTTGTGCAAAAACTCTACGACGGCCTCAGCCGCGATCAGGAGCTGGTCAACCACGCGCTGCTGCTGCTTTCGGAAAGAGAGGCCGAACGCCACCAAACCTTGGTGCGCATGCTGCAGGCTCTCTCGCAGCAATTGCAGCAACCGCAAACCGCGCCACCTCCGCCGCTGCCGGCCATTCCCACCACTCGCCTTGCCCTGGTTCTCGCGCGCGCGGCCGACGGCCAATTCTCCGTCGCCCTGCAGCGCGGCGAGGAAATTCTGGTTCCGCCGCAACCCGCGGTTTTGCCGCGCGATTTTCCATTGACCTACGAAGATCATCTCAAAGCGCTCGCCAGTGGCGTCACCCGCGGCTGGGCCACGCCCGTGGCCTCGCGCGATCAGTTGCTCGACCGCCTCGGCCGGCAGCTCGCCGCGTTTTTTCTCCCCGGCGAAATCGGCAACAAAGTGCATGAGGCCATTGCAGAAGCACAGCAACGCAACGAGCGGGTTGAAATCACCTTCCGCGCCGGCGACCCACAACTGCTCTCTTTGCCCATCGAAGCCACGCACGATCCGGCGATCAACCTGCCGCTCGTGCTTTATCCGCATGTGGCCGTGAGCCGCGCGCTCGCGGGCACCGCCAGCCGGCCGGCCACCGGCATCCCCGGCCCGCTGCGTTTGCTCGTGCTCATCGGCAGCCCGGAGGAAGGGAAAACCAAGGAACCGCTGCTCGATCTCGAAGCTGAGCTGCGCACGATCTTGGACGCGGTTGACCACGCCCGCCACGGCAGCAACTGCATCGTCGAAATTCTCGAAGAAGGCAGTCTCGAGAATCTCAGCGCCAAATTGGAGGCTGAGCCGTTTCACGTGCTTCATATTTCCTGCCACGGCAAGCCCGGCGCGTTGATTTTGGAAGATCGCGACGGCAATCCGGTGGAAGTGTCGCCGCAAAAATTGGCCGACACCATTGCCGCCACCGGCCATCCGCACGTGCCGCTGATCGTGCTGGCTTCGTGTTTGTCCGGCGTGGCCGCAGCGCCAGGGGACGGGTCTGACCTCGGCAGTTTTGCCACGCAATTGGTGCAGCGCGGTTTTCCCGCGGTGGTGGCAATGCAGCATCCGGTGAGCGACGCTTACGCCACCAGCCTCGCCGGTTATCTCTACAAGCATCTCGCTGACGACGAAGTGCCCTCACCGCTGTGGGCCTTCTCCAAAGCCCGGCGACAGGTTGAATTGGATCGCAGGCAAGGGGCAAATGGCAAGGGGCAAGGAGGCAAGGAGCCAAGTGGGCAAGGAGGCAATGAGACAAGGGGAGAAGAGCCGGAATATGCGACGCCGGCGCTTTATCTGGGCGGGGAGGAGGTGCCGTTGTTCGATCGGCGCCAGCCGTTCGAGCGCGTGCGGCCGCAGCCCCAGCCTGCTGCCGTGCACGGGCTGTGTCTGCGCCGGGTCGGCGATTTCATCGGCCGCCGCCGGCAGCAGCGCCAGATTCGGCGCGCCTTGGCCGAGCAGGGAAAAAGCGGTGCCCTCATCACCGGCATGGGCGGAGTCGGCAAAAGCGCGCTCGCCGGCCATGTCATTGAAAACCTCGTTAAGGAAGACTGGCTGCCGGTCACGCTCGTGGGCCGGGTGAATGAGACCGATATCTGCCGTGCGGTGGGCGATCAACTTTGGAGCTTCGCCGAGCAAATGCAATTGCCGAATGACCACGCCCTGCGCCGCCTCGCCACGCCGCTGCGCGCGGTTTATGGGATCACCGACGAGCAGCGCCGGCTGGCGCTGGTGACGGTCTTGCAGAATTTGCCCGTGCTCTTGCTGCTCGACAATTTTGAAGACAATCTCGCCGAGGATCGCCAAACTTTCCGTGATCCGGAATTAGCAGGCTTTCTGCAAAGCCTGACCGATATGCGCCTGGCCGCCAGATTGCTCCTCACCTGCCGCCACCCGGTGCCCAGTCTGCGCCATGGCCTCAGTGAGATTCCGCTCGGCCCGCTGTCGGTGCAGGAAATGCGCAAGCTGCTGCTGCGGCTGCCCAACCTGAAAGACTTGGCCCCGGCGCAGCGGCTGGCGGTTTACCAAAAAGTGGGCGGCCACCCGCGCCTGCTGGAGTTTCTCGATGCCATTCTCGGCGGCGGCAAAGCGCGTTTTGCCGATGTGAGCCGGAAATTGGAGGACAAGCTGCATGAGCTGAACCTCTCGTCCGAGGCCCTGCCGGAAAATTTGGAGGAGGCGCTGCAAACCGCGGTGGCTGCCGGCTGCCGCGACATTCTGCTCGAGGAGCTGATCGCGCTGGCGCAGCAACACCCTGGTGATTGGGACCTGCTGCTCGGCGCCGCGGTTTACGAGCTGCCGGTGGATTTGACCGGCCTGGCGTTTCAGCGCTTTGGCCGGCCGGCGGTGCCAGGCGAGGCAAAGCCTTTGGCCCTGAGCGCCCGGCGCCTGGCCAGTCTCTCTCTGCTGTCAGCGGGGGAGGCGGAGCACTATTTCGTGCACCGCTGGACTGCCGGGCCATTGCTGCAAAAGGCAGAGCCGGCGCAACAGCGCCATTGGCACCAGGCTGCCGCGGACTATTGGCAGTGGCGGGTGAGAAACCAAAGCCACGATATGCAGGAGGCGGCTTTGGCGGTGCGCCATTTATTGCAGGCCGAAAACCTCGACGAGGCCGATAATTTGGGCTGGGGCATACTCGAGCAATTGATGAACTGGGGACACTTCAGCCAAGCCGCGAGTCTCAATCGGGAGATGCTGGCGTATTTTCCGGTGACTCATTCAGCTTATCCTCGCTTGTCGGTCAACCTGGGGGATTTGTTGATCAGCCTGGGCGAGGGCGAGGCGGCGCGGCAGTATTATGAGAAATCTTTGGAGATTCGGGCGAAACTGGCGCAAGCGGAGCCCAATCGGGCGGACTACGCCCGCGACCTGTCGGTGAGTTATGAACGGATGGGGGATTTGTTGCGAAGCCTGGGCGAGGGCGAGGCGGCGCGGCAGTATTATGAGAAATCTTTGGAGATTCGGGCGAAACTGGCGCAAGCGGAGCCTGACCTGCTCGAACGCCGGCTCGATCTCGTCGTCAGTTTCTACAAAATTTCCTCCCTGCACCAGGGTAAAGTAAAACGTGAATACCTCCAGCGCGCCCTTCAAATTCTACTTGAACTGCAGCGCGCCGGCAAGCTCCCTCCGGCCAACGCCGGCTGGATCGCCGCCATTCAACAAGAACTGGCAAAGGGAGTTATCAGTGATCAGTGA
- a CDS encoding alpha-glucosidase/alpha-galactosidase, whose amino-acid sequence MHMPPKITFLGAGSTVFTYALLCDILSHPGLQQATLALMDIDAERLATSELVARKVSHTLGARPRIIATLDRRAALAEADYVITMLQVGGYRPSTVIDFEIPKKYGLRQTIGDTLGLGGIMRALRTIPVLLEIARDMEQLCPHALLLQYVNPMAMNCWALSAATRIRTVGLCHSVQGTAKQLAHDLGISYEEINYLCAGINHMAFYLRFERRGEDLYPRLRQIAAEGRMPEWNRVRYEMLRRLGYFVTESSEHFAEYVPYFIRRDRPDLITRFNIPLDEYPRRCEEQISDWEKRRREFEQAETVPVQRSHEYAADILHSLETGAPSVIYGNVPNRGLIDNLPADCCVEVPCLVDGAGVQPTAIGSLPPQLAGLMRTNINVQELAVRAALGQRREYVYHAAMLDPHTAAELTLDEIWALVDDLLAAHGDWIPPLH is encoded by the coding sequence ATCCACATGCCCCCCAAAATCACCTTCCTCGGCGCGGGCAGCACGGTTTTCACCTACGCGCTGTTGTGCGATATACTCAGTCACCCGGGGCTGCAACAAGCTACCTTGGCCTTGATGGACATCGATGCCGAGCGGCTGGCCACCTCCGAGCTGGTAGCGCGCAAAGTCAGCCACACGCTGGGCGCGCGGCCGCGCATTATCGCAACGCTCGACCGCCGCGCCGCGCTGGCCGAGGCCGATTACGTCATCACCATGCTGCAAGTCGGCGGTTACCGTCCCAGCACGGTGATCGACTTCGAGATTCCCAAAAAATACGGCCTGCGCCAAACCATCGGCGACACGCTCGGCCTCGGCGGCATCATGCGGGCACTGCGCACGATTCCGGTGCTGCTCGAAATCGCGCGCGACATGGAACAGCTTTGTCCGCACGCGCTGCTGTTGCAATACGTCAACCCCATGGCCATGAACTGCTGGGCACTGAGTGCGGCCACCCGCATTCGCACGGTCGGACTGTGCCACAGCGTGCAGGGCACCGCCAAACAGTTGGCGCACGATTTGGGCATTTCCTACGAGGAAATCAACTATCTCTGCGCCGGCATCAATCACATGGCGTTTTATCTGCGCTTCGAGCGCCGGGGCGAAGACTTGTATCCGCGGCTGCGCCAAATCGCGGCCGAGGGCCGCATGCCGGAGTGGAACCGCGTGCGCTACGAGATGCTGCGGCGGCTGGGCTACTTCGTCACCGAATCCAGCGAGCATTTCGCGGAATATGTGCCCTATTTCATCCGCCGCGACCGGCCGGATTTGATCACGCGCTTCAACATTCCGCTGGATGAATATCCGCGGCGCTGCGAAGAGCAAATCAGCGACTGGGAAAAGCGCCGCCGCGAATTCGAGCAGGCGGAGACCGTGCCGGTGCAGCGCAGTCACGAGTATGCCGCTGACATTTTGCACAGCCTGGAAACCGGCGCGCCGAGTGTGATCTACGGCAATGTGCCCAACCGCGGATTGATCGACAACCTGCCCGCGGACTGCTGCGTGGAAGTGCCGTGCCTGGTGGACGGCGCGGGCGTGCAGCCGACCGCCATCGGCAGCCTGCCGCCGCAGCTCGCCGGACTGATGCGCACGAATATCAATGTGCAGGAACTGGCGGTGCGTGCCGCGCTGGGACAGCGGCGCGAGTATGTTTATCATGCCGCCATGCTCGATCCGCACACTGCCGCGGAATTGACGCTGGATGAAATCTGGGCGCTGGTGGATGATCTGCTTGCCGCGCACGGGGATTGGATTCCGCCGCTGCA